A genome region from Bacillaceae bacterium IKA-2 includes the following:
- a CDS encoding aldo/keto reductase, with the protein MQYKKLGLTGLEISNICLGTMSFGRWIDEEASVSILNKALEKGVNFIDTANYYGKGQDEIPEYGTGLSEEILGRALKGRREEVVLATKVGLQMGSGKNSNGLSKLNILREVDKSLQRLQTDYIDLYQVHLFDPNTPIEETLRALDDVVRQGKVRYIGCSNFAAWQIAKSNGICERMNLEKFISVQPQYSLLARNIENELIPFCHSEGVGIVVYSPMARGMLSGKYKGPNDVPADSRAAHGETRLLKLFSERNFNLVEQYKVLATQYEMSLSQFALAWVLNQPAVTSAIIGATKLSHVTDAVEVSDFQLTKEILKQIEELSSVNHF; encoded by the coding sequence ATGCAATATAAAAAATTAGGGTTAACTGGATTAGAAATTTCAAATATATGCTTAGGTACAATGTCTTTTGGCAGATGGATTGATGAAGAAGCTTCAGTATCTATTTTAAACAAGGCGCTTGAAAAGGGCGTTAATTTCATTGACACCGCAAATTATTATGGCAAAGGTCAAGATGAAATACCTGAATATGGAACTGGGTTATCAGAAGAAATACTCGGACGAGCACTGAAAGGGAGAAGAGAAGAAGTTGTCTTGGCCACAAAAGTTGGTCTACAAATGGGAAGTGGAAAAAATAGTAACGGTCTTTCAAAGCTGAATATTTTGAGAGAAGTGGATAAGTCATTACAGCGGTTGCAAACTGATTATATCGATCTCTATCAAGTTCATCTTTTTGATCCGAATACACCAATAGAGGAAACATTACGGGCATTAGATGATGTTGTTCGTCAAGGAAAAGTGCGCTATATTGGTTGCTCCAACTTTGCTGCCTGGCAAATTGCTAAATCTAATGGTATATGCGAACGAATGAATCTAGAAAAATTCATTTCTGTGCAGCCTCAATATAGTTTGTTAGCAAGAAATATTGAAAATGAATTAATTCCATTTTGTCATTCAGAGGGAGTAGGCATTGTCGTATATAGCCCGATGGCGAGAGGGATGTTATCAGGCAAATACAAAGGACCAAATGATGTTCCAGCTGATAGCCGTGCCGCACATGGAGAAACTAGATTATTGAAGTTGTTTTCAGAACGAAATTTCAATTTAGTTGAACAATACAAAGTACTAGCGACTCAGTACGAAATGTCATTATCACAATTTGCATTGGCGTGGGTTTTAAACCAACCAGCCGTTACTTCGGCGATTATTGGGGCAACGAAGCTTTCCCATGTAACTGATGCGGTCGAAGTCAGCGATTTCCAGTTAACGAAGGAGATATTGAAGCAGATTGAAGAACTGTCGAGTGTGAATCATTTTTAA
- a CDS encoding LTA synthase family protein: protein MISVTGIFIIASFLLHGIGLFILASGEKHRNSAYDLYYHNVSPVLSVDRLGLFTTMRIDLQRHLTAWSPVLSVNPVQPDTNIPDPSPPFDDCEINQKDVIDQEIKRAKNVLAIDFDTFLEHETDETIQQMHRYFKDTTATTKNDYTGKFEGYNLVFITAESFAPYAAHPKLTPTLYKMVHEGIQFKDFYVPLWDLSTSDGEYVALNGLYPKSGVWSFYHSGINHMPFVIGNQLKKSGYKTVAYHNHTYDYYRRDVSHPNMGYDYKAVGNGLDITQTWPASDLEMFEVTIPEYSNEDSFHAYYMTVSGHLEYSFSGNSMAYKNKQYVKDLELSEQAKAYLATQIELDKAIEHLLEELEKSGAAANTLIVMSADHYPYGLDFKTIVEFVGEPIDRSFDIYKSNLIIYTPNMEEIIVDEPTSSLDIIPTLSNLLGLDYDSRLLMGRDVFSDAKPLVIFRDGSFITEKGRYNTETNQFQLNAADDLDPSYIDFYQRKIDEKFYYSAKILEVDYYRILFE from the coding sequence TTGATTTCAGTCACCGGAATTTTTATCATCGCCTCCTTTTTACTCCATGGAATTGGGTTGTTCATACTTGCTTCGGGTGAAAAACATCGAAACAGTGCCTACGATTTGTATTATCACAACGTTTCTCCTGTTCTTTCTGTCGATCGCCTCGGACTGTTTACAACGATGCGGATTGACTTACAACGCCATCTTACGGCTTGGTCACCAGTGTTGTCTGTAAATCCAGTTCAACCTGATACAAATATTCCCGATCCCTCCCCTCCTTTTGATGACTGCGAAATAAATCAAAAAGACGTTATCGATCAAGAAATAAAACGAGCGAAAAATGTTTTAGCCATTGATTTCGACACTTTTTTAGAGCATGAAACCGATGAAACCATTCAACAAATGCATAGATATTTTAAAGACACAACAGCCACTACTAAAAATGACTATACAGGGAAATTTGAAGGGTACAACCTTGTTTTCATTACAGCTGAATCGTTTGCTCCTTACGCTGCACACCCAAAACTAACACCAACATTATACAAAATGGTTCACGAAGGAATTCAATTCAAGGATTTTTATGTTCCTTTGTGGGATTTGAGCACTTCAGACGGAGAATATGTGGCCTTAAATGGGCTATATCCTAAAAGTGGGGTTTGGAGTTTCTATCATTCTGGGATCAATCACATGCCATTTGTGATCGGTAATCAACTTAAAAAATCAGGATATAAAACCGTCGCTTATCACAATCATACGTATGATTATTACCGACGCGACGTCTCTCACCCGAACATGGGGTACGATTACAAAGCCGTTGGTAATGGTTTAGATATCACACAAACATGGCCGGCTTCAGATCTTGAAATGTTTGAAGTTACGATACCTGAATATAGTAACGAAGACTCTTTTCATGCCTATTACATGACCGTCAGTGGTCATTTGGAATATAGTTTTTCAGGAAACTCAATGGCCTATAAAAATAAGCAGTATGTCAAAGATCTCGAACTCTCTGAGCAGGCAAAAGCTTATCTTGCTACGCAAATTGAGTTAGACAAAGCAATAGAGCATTTGCTTGAGGAACTAGAAAAATCGGGGGCAGCAGCAAACACCTTAATTGTGATGAGTGCTGATCATTATCCTTATGGTCTTGATTTTAAAACAATTGTGGAATTTGTTGGCGAACCTATTGATCGAAGCTTTGATATTTACAAAAGTAACTTGATTATTTATACACCTAATATGGAAGAAATCATTGTTGACGAGCCAACATCTAGCCTTGACATTATTCCAACTCTTTCAAACTTATTAGGATTAGACTATGACTCGAGACTCCTAATGGGAAGAGATGTATTTTCTGACGCAAAACCTTTAGTAATTTTCCGAGACGGCAGCTTTATCACAGAAAAAGGGAGATATAACACCGAAACCAATCAATTTCAATTAAATGCGGCTGATGATCTCGATCCATCTTATATCGACTTTTATCAACGTAAAATCGACGAAAAATTTTACTACTCAGCCAAAATTCTTGAGGTCGATTATTACCGAATATTATTTGAATAG
- a CDS encoding polysaccharide biosynthesis protein: protein MKLFYRGVILLAIAAFFGESLELVINIILARELGEKGLGLYMSILPTIMLIVVLASMELPISISKFVAEKDKQFHRSMLFHAIGLASLITVFFLTLTILVLPYVPVFDQYHPLVRILVYILIPIISFSAVFRGYFMGSQQMGKIAFSNFLRRAFQLLLLVVVYRLFQFESDIALLIALCTLIASEFVVFAFMATVFFTEMRSLKNQPNATIDGSTVRRGLLNVSLPMTGVRIFHAITFAVKPFLIKAALMNAGLTGAMATAQFGKLAGVAFSIGFFPTFIAHSFLIVLIPTVSEAYAKKDFVKLRKLLVKVMKLTLGYGVPSVLIFYFFAEPLTGLFFKNSPASVYLQLLVPYFLFYFFVIPLQAYLIGLGLVKDALFHAAWSTLISFLLMYFLGSMATLQMHGVIIGMNAGVVLLTLMHYVTVCHKIGISLFFKTKENH from the coding sequence ATGAAATTATTTTACCGAGGCGTTATATTATTAGCGATTGCAGCATTTTTTGGAGAAAGTCTTGAATTAGTAATAAATATTATTTTAGCAAGAGAGCTTGGTGAAAAGGGCTTAGGTCTATATATGTCAATCCTCCCGACAATTATGCTCATTGTCGTCTTAGCAAGCATGGAATTACCAATTTCGATTTCAAAGTTTGTTGCTGAAAAAGATAAACAATTTCATCGCAGCATGCTGTTTCATGCGATTGGCTTAGCATCTTTGATAACGGTTTTCTTTTTAACTCTAACAATCTTAGTGCTTCCATACGTACCTGTTTTTGACCAGTACCATCCACTCGTTAGGATTCTCGTTTATATTCTTATCCCGATCATATCCTTTTCAGCTGTTTTTCGAGGCTACTTTATGGGTTCTCAACAAATGGGCAAAATAGCCTTTTCTAATTTTTTGAGAAGGGCATTTCAGTTGCTTCTTCTAGTAGTTGTCTACCGACTATTTCAGTTTGAATCGGATATAGCATTGCTAATTGCATTATGCACATTAATTGCTAGTGAATTCGTCGTGTTTGCTTTTATGGCGACTGTCTTTTTTACCGAAATGAGGTCACTAAAAAACCAACCAAATGCAACAATAGATGGTTCTACAGTAAGAAGAGGTTTACTGAATGTATCACTACCAATGACGGGTGTAAGAATTTTCCATGCAATTACTTTTGCAGTAAAGCCGTTTTTAATTAAGGCAGCCTTGATGAATGCCGGATTAACAGGAGCAATGGCAACAGCTCAGTTTGGAAAGTTAGCAGGAGTGGCATTTTCGATCGGTTTCTTCCCAACATTTATTGCCCATTCATTTTTAATCGTCTTAATTCCAACAGTCTCGGAAGCTTATGCAAAAAAGGATTTTGTGAAGCTACGAAAGTTGCTCGTAAAGGTAATGAAATTAACTTTGGGTTATGGAGTTCCTTCCGTACTAATTTTTTATTTTTTCGCCGAACCATTAACGGGACTATTTTTCAAAAACTCTCCTGCAAGTGTCTACTTACAGTTGTTAGTACCTTATTTCTTATTTTACTTTTTTGTGATACCGCTTCAAGCTTATTTAATTGGACTGGGTCTAGTAAAAGATGCGCTATTCCATGCTGCTTGGTCAACATTAATTTCTTTTTTACTCATGTACTTCCTCGGATCAATGGCTACTTTACAAATGCACGGAGTCATAATTGGCATGAACGCTGGTGTTGTTCTGCTTACACTGATGCATTACGTAACTGTTTGTCATAAAATAGGGATTTCCCTTTTCTTCAAGACGAAGGAAAACCACTGA
- the spoVT gene encoding stage V sporulation protein T, translating into MKATGIVRRIDDLGRIVIPKEIRSTLRIREGDPLEIFVDEGGEVILKKYSPISELGSFAKEYAETLFESLNHIVLIADRNTYIAVGGRSKKDYANKEIGEAIESAICGRQSIVQTTEGEYNIVGNSTEKVTAFIIAPIIANSDQVGAIVMLSKSERTMGEVEQKLTETAAGFFAKQMEQ; encoded by the coding sequence ATGAAAGCAACTGGAATTGTACGTCGTATAGATGATTTAGGACGGATTGTAATCCCAAAAGAAATTCGCAGCACACTTCGAATTCGTGAAGGTGATCCTTTAGAAATTTTTGTAGATGAGGGTGGCGAGGTTATTTTAAAGAAATATTCTCCCATTTCTGAATTAGGAAGTTTTGCAAAAGAGTATGCAGAAACTTTATTCGAAAGTTTAAATCATATTGTTCTGATAGCCGATCGAAATACATATATAGCCGTTGGTGGTAGATCGAAGAAGGACTATGCAAACAAAGAAATTGGAGAAGCCATTGAGTCCGCTATTTGTGGCAGACAGTCAATCGTTCAAACTACCGAGGGAGAATATAACATTGTCGGTAATTCAACAGAAAAAGTTACAGCATTTATTATTGCTCCTATTATCGCTAATAGTGACCAGGTTGGTGCAATTGTCATGCTGTCAAAAAGTGAGCGAACGATGGGAGAAGTAGAACAAAAGCTAACTGAAACTGCTGCCGGATTTTTTGCTAAGCAAATGGAACAATGA